GCATTTGGCGTTTCGTCATGACGGAGTACGGCAAGGGCGAGTTCGATGGACACGGCGTGACCGCCACCCTGGAGGAAGCCACTCGTCAAGCGTTTGCTTTCTTGCTGAGCGACGGAACGTATATCCCCGATGCAAGGCCAGGCGCCGTAATCGATCTCGACTCTTTGCCGAGCACCTCGGCGACTCTGGAGGCGCTTGGGTGGTGAAAGAAAACGCCCACCGGGGCTGCCTGCGGGAACGGCGCGATGGCGGCAACGATTGAGCCAGCGGTGCGCGAATTCATTGCGCGGCAGCACGTGTTTTTCGTGGCCACGGCGCCGCTGGCAAAAGACGGTCACATCAACGTTTCGCCAAAAGGACTGGACTCGCTGCGCGTGCTGGATGAACGTACGGTTGCGTACGTAGACCTTACGGGCAGCGGCGCGGAAACCATCGCGCACCTGCGCGAGAACGGGCGTATTACTCTTATGTTTTGCGCATTCGAGGGCGATCCGAAAATCGTGCGAGTCTATGGCCGGGGCGAAGCGATCGAACCCGACCATCCGGAATTTGGCGTCTTGCTGAAACACTTCCGGAATTGGCCAGGCTTGCGGGCGATCATTCGCATCCATGTGGAACGAGTGGCGCAGTCCTGCGGTTACGGAGTGCCCCTGTACCAATTTGTCGGTGACCGATCGCGACTGATCGACTGGGCGCAACAAAAGGGACCGCAAGGTTTGCGCGATTATCAGCAGCGTCACAACCGCTGGAGTATCGATGGACTGCCAGGGCTGCGCATGGCAGCGGGCAGCACCCGAGGTGACGATTCTTCGACGACCTCGTCGTCGAGCTCCTAGTTGGTTTAGGGCTCACCCTGCGCGTGCGGATCCCGGAGGCGGTTGATCAAGCGAATACAGACTTGGGCGTGCAACGCGGGGTTCGTCGCCACAATTTGGTCGCCGAAAAGATCGAGAGGCTGACCGGTAAAGGTGCTGACCATCCCACCGGCCTCCCCAACGATCAGACTTCCTGCCGCCACATCCCAGGCGTGTAAGCGCCACTCCCAGAAACCGTCGTAGCGACCGGCCGCCACCCAGCACAAATCGAGCGCGGCTGATCCGAACCGGCGCACGTCTTGTGCCGCAGCGACGAAATCGCGGAAGAACGCCACATAGTAGTCTGCGCGTTGCTGCCGGTCGTAGG
This genomic interval from Candidatus Binatia bacterium contains the following:
- a CDS encoding pyridoxamine 5'-phosphate oxidase; the encoded protein is MAATIEPAVREFIARQHVFFVATAPLAKDGHINVSPKGLDSLRVLDERTVAYVDLTGSGAETIAHLRENGRITLMFCAFEGDPKIVRVYGRGEAIEPDHPEFGVLLKHFRNWPGLRAIIRIHVERVAQSCGYGVPLYQFVGDRSRLIDWAQQKGPQGLRDYQQRHNRWSIDGLPGLRMAAGSTRGDDSSTTSSSSS